Proteins encoded by one window of Glycine soja cultivar W05 chromosome 15, ASM419377v2, whole genome shotgun sequence:
- the LOC114388705 gene encoding 30S ribosomal protein S1, chloroplastic-like translates to MPMTMAMTASQLRWGWRPTPKQQQRRRMVPVVCSIAIKNAQNKERAKLKKLFEEAYERCRTAPTEGVSFTIQQFTDALDKYDFDAEMGTKVKGTVFATDNSGAYVDITAKSTAYLPLHEACIHRIKNVEEAGIIPGMREEFMIIDENQADDTLILSLRSIQYDIAWERCRQLKAEDAVVKGKVINANKGGLVAQVEGLKGFVPFSQISSKSAGEELLEQVIPFKFVEVDEEQSRLVLSHRKAVAESQGQLGIGSVVTGSVQSIKPYGAFIDIGGISGLLHVSQISHDRITDIETVLQPGDVLKVMILSHDRERGRVSLSTKKLEPTPGDMIRNPKLVFEKAEEMAQTFRQRIAQAEAMARADMLRFQPESGLTLSGEGILGPLASDLPPEGVDLSEVPPAEDS, encoded by the exons ATGCCGATGACGATGGCGATGACGGCGTCGCAGTTGCGGTGGGGGTGGAGACCGACGCCGAAGCAGCAGCAACGACGCCGTATGGTTCCGGTGGTGTGTTCCATCGCTATAAAGAACGCTCAGAACAAAGAGAGAGCGAAACTGAAGAAGCTCTTCGAAGAAGCGTACGAGAGGTGCCGCACTGCTCCCACCGAAGGCGTTTCCTTCACTATCCAACAATTCACCGACGCTCTCGACAAGTACGACTTCGACGCCGAAATGGGCACCAAG GTTAAGGGCACTGTTTTTGCCACAGATAACAGCGGAGCTTATGTTGACATTACTGCTAAGTCCACGGCCTACTTGCCTCTGCATGAGGCTTGCATCCACAGAATTAAGAATGTGGAAGAAGCAGGCATAATTCCTGGCATGAGAGAGGAATTTATGATCATTGATGAGAATCAAGCGGATGATACCTTGATCTTGAGTTTGAGGTCTATCCAATATGACATTGCATGGGAACGCTGCCGACAACTTAAGGCTGAAGATGCTGTTGTCAAGGGTAAG GTTATTAATGCAAACAAAGGAGGTCTGGTGGCTCAAGTGGAAGGCCTTAAGGGGTTTGTTCCATTTTCACAGATATCATCG AAATCAGCTGGAGAAGAACTTCTTGAGCAGGTGATTCCTTTTAAGTTTGTGGAGGTGGATGAGGAACAGTCTAGACTTGTTCTCAGTCACCGCAAAGCTGTGGCTGAGAGCCAAGGACAGCTAGGAATTGGATCAGTAGTCACTGGCTCTGTTCAAAGCATAAAACCATATGGTGCCTTCATTGACATTGGTGGAATCAGTGGCCTCCTTCATGTCAGTCAGATCAGTCATGACCGTATAACTGATATTGAAACTGTTCTTCAACCTGGTGATGTTCTGAAG GTGATGATCTTAAGTCATGACCGAGAGAGAGGACGAGTAAGTCTTTCCACAAAGAAGTTGGAACCCACGCCTGGTGACATGATTCGCAATCCAAAGCTTGTCTTTGAGAAG GCGGAGGAGATGGCTCAGACATTCAGACAGAGAATTGCTCAAGCAGAAGCTATGGCTCGTGCTGATATGCTTAGATTCCAGCCAGAG AGTGGATTAACTCTCAGTGGTGAAGGAATCTTAGGACCACTAGCTTCAGACTTGCCTCCAGAGGGAGTGGATCTGAGTGAGGTACCCCCAGCTGAAGATTCATga